AGCCATGGCCCGGACAGGCACCATCAACGTACCATTAATGGTACGTGAATTCACACCTGTAGCGAGATTAACCTGGTTTACCTTAATGGAGTTGCTGCCAGCCTGATGGACCAGCTTGTCTCTGCCAACGGTAATGGTAGCTATCTTGGTACGATTATCCCATTTCAACGTGCCTTGAACGGATGTGACTACATCCCGCAATGGAACAAACGTTGAGCCTTTGATGATAAGTGGTGCGTTCTTCCAGGATTGCTGCTCACCATTCACTTCAATGTGAACTGCTTGCGTTGTCTGGGCTGCGGCTGCCGTGATACCGGCTTGTCCCAGAATCGGGCCTGCGCACAGGATGAACGCTAACAGGATACGGAACATGGATGAATATACCGTGGAAACAGGTTGTTGCATGTGTGACTTACGTAAGATTTGAATCCTCCCCTTCCAATCGTTTCATGAATAGACAACTTATGAGCATTGTAAACGATCTCGCTTAGAGGGTCAAAACGATTAGCGGATATATTTCATATCATCTGATCAAATCATTTAAGTTAAATTTGTACCAATTTAGTATCTATACATAATATTTTTACAGCGATTGTCCGATAAAAGGATGGGTGAAGATTATGATGGGGGATATTTATATGAAGAAAAGGATTCGAAATTGGTTTACTTTAACCGTAAAAAAACGCCTGATCGCTGCATTGCTCCTGTTCCTGATTGTACCGAGCATTACCGTTGGTTGGTTGTCTTATCAAAAAGCTGCTGACCAGGTTAAGCAGGAAATTATTCGTTCCGCACAGGCCAAAACAGAAATGCTTAGTCTGCAGATAAATCAAATGCTGGATATGGAGAAGGATAACGCAGCGCAGATGGCTGCGGGTGTTACTTCAAACGATATCATTAATAAATCCCCTGCACTTCAAAGGCAGATGGATCGGATGTCTCAGAATCATAAGGAATTGGGTGTACTCACCGCAGGTGCGGACGATGGCAGCTGGATGAAATCTCCAGAATCCGAAGAACAGAATTATGATCCTCGAGAGCGTTCATGGTATAAGATGGGCATGTCTCAGGATGAACCTGTAATCTCAGATACATTCCAATCGGCTTCAACGGGTGAATGGGTTGTGACCGCGGCGGCCAAGCTAGCTGATGGCAAAGGGGTATTCGGGGCCAATGTCAGTCTCAATCATCTGAAAGAATCTGTAGATCAGATACGTATTGGTAAAGAAGGAAAACTGTACATGCTGGATAACGGGGGTAAGTTCCTGTTCCATTACAATATTGAATCCGGTACACAGTCGGATGAACCTTACATCAATGAGATGTATACGAAAGAAAGCGGAACCGTGAAGTATACATATGATGGTCACGAAGTGGAAGCTGTGTATTTCACCAATCCGGTGACAGGCTGGAAAATTGTTGGTGAGATGGTTCCTTCCGAAGCAACTGAAGCCGTAATGCCTATTTTGATTCGTTCCATTACAATTGTGGCATCTGCAATGGTTATCGGGTTGATTCTGCTTGTTTTCATTATCCGCAGCATTCATCGGCCATTACTGCAATTAACACAGGCAGCATCGAAAGTAAGTGCCGGTGATCTAACCGTTCGGGTAGGTTTGCAGCGCAAGGATGAGTTCGGACTGCTTGGAGAAAGCTTCGACACGATGACGACTTCACTACGTAATGTGCTTGGAGAGGTACATGATACGTCCAGCCAGCTGGCGGCATCTTCGGAAGAGCTGATGGCAAGTTCCGAGCAGACATCAAAAGCCACAGAACAGGTGGCTGAACTGATGCAGGATGCAGCTGCAGGAACGACTTTGCAAAACAGCAGTCTCGCTGCTACAGGCCAACTTGTGGGCGAAATGTCCATTGGAGTCAAAGAGATCTCATCAAGTGCTGAAGACACCGCCCGTATCGCTCTTGATGCTTCCACCAAGTCGGAAGCGGGTATGGTGACAGTGGAAGAAGCGGTTACCCATATTCAGCAGGTGAATGACGAGAGCAAAGCCATGTCTGTGGTCATTGAGGATCTGCGCGCGAAAAATGAAGAGATTCTGGTGATTGTGGCCGAGATTACGGCCATTGCGAAACAGACGAACATTCTCGCCTTGAATGCATCCATTGAAGCTTCAAGAGCTGGCGAGCAAGGGCGAGGATTCGCTGTTGTAGCCAACGAAGTGAAAACACTGGCTCACAGTTCAGGCGCTTCAGCCGAGCGGATTAATGAGCTTATGCATGAGATGCAGGAGAAAACCAATGCGGTGCAATCCACTTTTGCCCGTACGGGAGAAGGTATGGTGAAGAGTTCGCAGATGGTTACAGAAGCGGGCGAAGCATTCCATAACATTCGTACTGCTGTACAGTTGGTGGCTGCGCAAGCTGGAGAAGTATCCGCAGCTTCCCGTCAGATTGATGGCGGCATGAGTCATATTAACAAAGCAGTAAGTGATACAATGGTTCTGTCGGACAGAATTGCCTCTGGAACGGAAGATGGATCGGCGGCGGCTCAAGAGCAATTGGCCACAATGGAAGAGGTGGCAGCATCTTCGGCAGCATTGTCGCGTATGGCTGAAGATCTGCAAAGCATGATTGAACGGTTTAAGTTGTAATCGTGATTGAAGTGAGTCAATGAATGAAGATAAATGTTTAGGGAAGGTGCTGAGATGCGCTTTCTGCGATGAGACTGCAGGGTTGCGACCCTGCGGTCTTTTTCTGTTGAACAGGTGTGTCCGTTATGTTTTCAAACACAGTATCCTTTTCAGTAATGTTGACATATTATAAACAAAAATATATTATGTCTATAAATAAACAAACAAAAATACAAAATAGATGATTAATATTCGGTTGAAATGACCATAACAATGATAAAAAGGAGCTTTGCCATGAAATCATCGGAATCCTGGTTGCAAACCGCTTCATTAGAAGAGATCAAGCGTGGTTATCTGGAGGAGGGTGCTGCCTATACATGCGTCTGCTGCGGATACAGGACGGAAGAGGGGATTATCTACCCTGATGAAGGGGTGCTCTATGAGGCAGCACGTTATATGCGAGTGCATATTGAGAAGGTCCATGGATCGGTATTTGAGTTTTTGCTGGAGCTGGATAAAAGCGTAACCGGATTGTCCGATGTCCAGCGTGGCTTGCTGGCCCAGTTTCATGAAGGGAAGAAGGATGCTGAAGTACAGAAAGCTCTTGGTATTGGGAGTGCCTCCACAATCCGGAATCATCGGTTTGTATTGAAGGAGAAGGAACGGCAGGCCAAGATATTCCTGGCATTAATGGAACTTCTCAAAAGCAAGGATACCCAGGCTCCAGCCGAATGGGTGTCGCCGGTGACAAGACATGGACATACGATCCATCCTGGCTCATTTGATATTACAGAACAGGATCGGGAGAAGGTGCTAAACAAGTATTTTCCAGAGGGTACCGGCGGTCCGTTGACGACGTTTCATATGCAGCAAAAGCATAAATATATCGTGCTCACCGAAATTGCCAAACGATTCGAGACAGAGCGCCAATATTCCGAAAAACAGGTCAATGAGCTGCTGAAGGAAGTTCATGATGATTACGTGGAAATACGGAGGTATCTCATCGACTATGGTTTGCTGGAACGTGAACCAGACGGCAGTCAGTATTGGCTGGGAAGCCGCGCAGATCAACAGAGCGCCGAAGTTGGAAAACAGGAGCGCAAAGAAAAGGGGGAGCAGGAGAAAATGAATCGTCGCAAAGAATTGCAGGAACAGGCCAAAGAAGTCAAAACGGAAGCGGGCGTCTACCAGATTCGGAATGAACGTAACGGCAAAGTTTATATCGACAGCACGCTTAACTTGAAAACCATTAACGGACAACGGTTTATGCTACAGATGGGTAGCCATCTGAATCGAAGGTTACAGGCTGAGTGGAATGAATATGGAGAGAATGCGTTTGTAATCGAAGTGCTGGAGACATTGAAGCCAGATGATAACCCGTATTACGATCCCAAAGATGCACTCGCCAAATGTCTGAACCGTTGGTTTGAACAGTTAGAGCCCTACGGAGATCAAGGGTACCACGGAGATAAAAAGCAATCTGCTGAATAGGAGGGACATTTCCATTCTAGAATGCCCGTTCCTTATAACTCAAATATAACCCAAAAGCCCCTTTGCCAATATGATGGCAAAGGGGCTTTTGGTGTTACGGAGGTTACAGCTTGAATTGTTCCACCAGCTTCTGCAGCTTATGAGCCAGATGGGCAAGGGAATCAGCAGAGGAAGATATCTCCTGCATGGACGCCACCTGCTCCTCCGTAGCAGCGGAGATGTTCTCTGTTCCATCGGCATTGGTTTCCGATATCGCGTGGATCTGATCAATCGATTGCACCACTTCTGCTGTACTTGCAGACATCTGCTGTGAGGCAGCCGCAATGTTCTCAAGCTGATGATTGACGACTCCGACGGCCTGACTAATCTGGGCAAAAGCTTCATCTGCAAACTGAACGGCACGGATACCGTTGCTAACATCCTGTTGCCCGACCTGTACATTGTGATTGGCCAATGAAATCTCCTGTTGAATCGCTCCAACCATCTCTACAATCTTCTGGCCGGACAGGCTGGATTGTTCTGCGAGCTTGCGAACTTCGCTGGCAACAACGGAGAAGCCACGTCCATGCTCACCTGCACGAGCTGCCTCAATGGAAGCATTAAGCGCGAGCAAATTGGTCTGTGCAGCAATGTCTGTAATGACTGAAACCATCTCGCCAATGGATGTGGAATGCTGTCCAAGTCGTCCAGCAGTATCTGCCATACCTTGCACGAAGCGACTGACGGAATCCATCTCGGATACGGCCGTCTGCATCGTGGCATTTCCTTTATCTGCAAGCTCACTGGCTTGCATAGCAGCTTCAGATACTTGCTGTGTGCTGTTCGTTACCTGTCCCACACCGCCAGCCAGTTCATTCATCTGCTGTGAGGTATGTTTCAGGCTGCTGGTTTGTTTCTCAAGTCCAGCTGCAGATTCTTCCGTGATCAGGGCAACTTGCTCTGTTGCTTTGGTTGTCTCCGATGAGTTGACTGCCAACTGTGTGGAAGAGGCGGTTAACTCGTCAGCCGTGTGTCGCACGTCCTGAATAACGGTTCGCAAGGATTCACTCATTTTATTGAAACTGGTGCTCAGCTTGCCGAATTCATCCTGTCCCAATACAGCAACCTCGATGGTCAGATTACCATTACTAATCTCGTCAGATGCCTTCACCAAGCGGTTCAGCGGTTTGGTGATGGATTGCACTATCCAGAAAATAATGATGGAGCTTACAGCGATCGCAATCGCAATAACGATAAGTGTGGTGTACAGGATAGGCCGGACAGATGCCGTTACTTCACCACTATCAATGACACCGACCACGGTCCAGCCCGTCGTTTCATTGGTGGCGAAAAAGGCGTGTTCCTGGCTTCCATTTAGCGTATAAGTCAGACTGCCGTTCTTCTGTGCAAAAATATCTTTATAGGGTTCCATGGTTCCTTCGGTTCCCGGTTTTTCGGTAGGATGTACAATGATTTTGTTGGCATTATCAATGATATAGACATAACCCTTCTCACCGATCTTTGTGGAATTAACCGTCTGGGAGAGAGCCTCAAGCGAAAGACTTACAGAGACGACACCGTGTCCATCTGCCGAGGTCTGAGCTACCGAAGCAACAACATTGCCGGTATTGCTTGATATGTAAGGGGTGATTACGGTAGGGACATCCTTGTTCTGCGTAGCAGCCTGATACCATGGGCGTTCGCGCGGGTCGTATCCTTCTTTGTTCACCGCTGTTACAGGGGAGTTAATATACACGCCTTGATCCGTGCCGATGGAGGCAAGTTCCACGTCATCATGGGTTTCCTTATACGCGTCAAGCAAGGTACGTATGGTATCCGTCTCGTCACCTTGGTTAGGTCCAACATTGCCTGCATCCAGCTGACTTGCCAAGAAATCAACATTCTTACGTGTTGCGCCAATGATCTGATCAATGGTCTGGTTGAGCACAGTAACATTGCTAATTGCGTTCTCATACATTTTCTCTTCGACCTTGGCCTCGGCTGTTTGGAACGAGATAATGCCCAGACTGATTGTGGGAATGAGTAGAACAATGGCAAATGACAGAATAAGTTTCTCTCTCATCTGCAGCGTTCTCCTGGCCCTTTGTTTATTAATCTTCTTCATACACATTCTCCCTCTGTGTAACTCATCCCCATGTCTAGTGGACAAGTCCAACTGTTAAAAGATATTTCGTTCCATTCTTTCCAAAAGTTTCTGGTGCTATCGTATGACAAAATTCGAGTTTATTCAACATTATTTATGAGTTTTACGAAAATATTTTTTGGTTTTATAGGTATTTAGGATTACATCTGTTCTGTAAAAATTAATCTGTCACTCCATTAGTGCACATCTTGTGGTATATTTCTGAATTAATGTGAAATGAAATTTTGCAAATTTCGAAATCCACAAGACATGTACCTGATCATGTTGAATACACAAAGAAGTTGTTTTCATGAAAAATGGACCTGAATGGATCTACATCCATATATATCGGTTGATGGAGACAAAAATTGGAGAGGGGTTGTACCGCAGTTGGACCAAAGTACACTACAGATATCTGGACAGGAGAACATGGAAGAGGTCCAGGATCATGCTACATTCATGCAAGGGGTCAAAGATTGTATCCCAACCCTGCTTGGCTATTTGAGTATAGGCTTTGCAGCGGGTGTCATTGAGATGACCGCAGGTCTGAGTCTGGCGGAAACGGCGCTACTCAGCCTGATTTTATATGCAGGATCGGCCCAGTTCATTGCAGCGGGCATGCTCGCATCGAATGGGTCAGCAGTAGCTATCATGTTCACCATATTTTTTGTGAATCTTCGTCATTTGCTGCTGAGTGCAGCTGTATCACCGTATTTTCGGCATCTAACCCCGCTTAAAAATATGTGGATCGGTTCATTACTTACGGATGAGTCTTTCGGTGTGGCAATGACACGTGCGATTGGCAGGGAAAGGCTCAGTGAACGGTGGATGCACGGTCTGAATATTACCGCATATCTGAACTGGTTCGTGGCTAATATGGCGGGAGCGTACTTTGGACGCTGGATCACCAATCCGGAACGACTGGGTCTGGATTATGCCCTGCCAGCGATGTTTATTGGACTGGTTGTACTCCAGTTGGTGCATCGTAAAAACAAAAAAATACACATTAATGTGGCCATCATCGCTGTGGTCTGTGTAATCTTCGCCAGCATGGCTTCACTGGGCAGCATGAGTGTCATTGTGGCTGCGGTCATTGCGGCAACGATGGGAGTGTTCATGGAACGATGGAAGTAAGATGGGATGTATTCTGGATTATTATGGGGTCGGCGCTGTTAACATTTATCCCGCGTGTACTGCCACTGATGCTGTTCAGCAAGATACAGATTCCAA
The window above is part of the Paenibacillus sp. 1781tsa1 genome. Proteins encoded here:
- a CDS encoding methyl-accepting chemotaxis protein, with the protein product MREKLILSFAIVLLIPTISLGIISFQTAEAKVEEKMYENAISNVTVLNQTIDQIIGATRKNVDFLASQLDAGNVGPNQGDETDTIRTLLDAYKETHDDVELASIGTDQGVYINSPVTAVNKEGYDPRERPWYQAATQNKDVPTVITPYISSNTGNVVASVAQTSADGHGVVSVSLSLEALSQTVNSTKIGEKGYVYIIDNANKIIVHPTEKPGTEGTMEPYKDIFAQKNGSLTYTLNGSQEHAFFATNETTGWTVVGVIDSGEVTASVRPILYTTLIVIAIAIAVSSIIIFWIVQSITKPLNRLVKASDEISNGNLTIEVAVLGQDEFGKLSTSFNKMSESLRTVIQDVRHTADELTASSTQLAVNSSETTKATEQVALITEESAAGLEKQTSSLKHTSQQMNELAGGVGQVTNSTQQVSEAAMQASELADKGNATMQTAVSEMDSVSRFVQGMADTAGRLGQHSTSIGEMVSVITDIAAQTNLLALNASIEAARAGEHGRGFSVVASEVRKLAEQSSLSGQKIVEMVGAIQQEISLANHNVQVGQQDVSNGIRAVQFADEAFAQISQAVGVVNHQLENIAAASQQMSASTAEVVQSIDQIHAISETNADGTENISAATEEQVASMQEISSSADSLAHLAHKLQKLVEQFKL
- a CDS encoding AzlC family ABC transporter permease encodes the protein MEEVQDHATFMQGVKDCIPTLLGYLSIGFAAGVIEMTAGLSLAETALLSLILYAGSAQFIAAGMLASNGSAVAIMFTIFFVNLRHLLLSAAVSPYFRHLTPLKNMWIGSLLTDESFGVAMTRAIGRERLSERWMHGLNITAYLNWFVANMAGAYFGRWITNPERLGLDYALPAMFIGLVVLQLVHRKNKKIHINVAIIAVVCVIFASMASLGSMSVIVAAVIAATMGVFMERWK
- a CDS encoding DUF2087 domain-containing protein; protein product: MKSSESWLQTASLEEIKRGYLEEGAAYTCVCCGYRTEEGIIYPDEGVLYEAARYMRVHIEKVHGSVFEFLLELDKSVTGLSDVQRGLLAQFHEGKKDAEVQKALGIGSASTIRNHRFVLKEKERQAKIFLALMELLKSKDTQAPAEWVSPVTRHGHTIHPGSFDITEQDREKVLNKYFPEGTGGPLTTFHMQQKHKYIVLTEIAKRFETERQYSEKQVNELLKEVHDDYVEIRRYLIDYGLLEREPDGSQYWLGSRADQQSAEVGKQERKEKGEQEKMNRRKELQEQAKEVKTEAGVYQIRNERNGKVYIDSTLNLKTINGQRFMLQMGSHLNRRLQAEWNEYGENAFVIEVLETLKPDDNPYYDPKDALAKCLNRWFEQLEPYGDQGYHGDKKQSAE
- a CDS encoding methyl-accepting chemotaxis protein encodes the protein MKKRIRNWFTLTVKKRLIAALLLFLIVPSITVGWLSYQKAADQVKQEIIRSAQAKTEMLSLQINQMLDMEKDNAAQMAAGVTSNDIINKSPALQRQMDRMSQNHKELGVLTAGADDGSWMKSPESEEQNYDPRERSWYKMGMSQDEPVISDTFQSASTGEWVVTAAAKLADGKGVFGANVSLNHLKESVDQIRIGKEGKLYMLDNGGKFLFHYNIESGTQSDEPYINEMYTKESGTVKYTYDGHEVEAVYFTNPVTGWKIVGEMVPSEATEAVMPILIRSITIVASAMVIGLILLVFIIRSIHRPLLQLTQAASKVSAGDLTVRVGLQRKDEFGLLGESFDTMTTSLRNVLGEVHDTSSQLAASSEELMASSEQTSKATEQVAELMQDAAAGTTLQNSSLAATGQLVGEMSIGVKEISSSAEDTARIALDASTKSEAGMVTVEEAVTHIQQVNDESKAMSVVIEDLRAKNEEILVIVAEITAIAKQTNILALNASIEASRAGEQGRGFAVVANEVKTLAHSSGASAERINELMHEMQEKTNAVQSTFARTGEGMVKSSQMVTEAGEAFHNIRTAVQLVAAQAGEVSAASRQIDGGMSHINKAVSDTMVLSDRIASGTEDGSAAAQEQLATMEEVAASSAALSRMAEDLQSMIERFKL